Below is a window of Gossypium hirsutum isolate 1008001.06 chromosome A12, Gossypium_hirsutum_v2.1, whole genome shotgun sequence DNA.
ttttgaaataaaaatataactaaaaaatgatgttgaattaacttgaatttaacaaaacaattttaataggttagatttgaaatttaaaatctaaaaaatacaaggattaaattcttaaaaataaaaatacaaaaattaaattccaaatttataaaGAGTAGAAAGATTTATATCATATCTTAACCAAATATATAAATTCCTGAAAGTTTACTTTGTTAAGAAAGGAGaattgttttttttctaaaagctGTTGGTATGCCAATTTCAGCCGTTGTCCACTGcaattgatgtgaaattgttcACAAGATCACAATATTACTACACTATTCAAACCATGGTCATCATAtcctcttaaatttttttattgcatCCAACTAAAATTATTTGAGCATCAATGATGATACCTTGTCCGATCATTTTTTATATGCAATGCTTTTGCATTCGAGCGAAAAGAGAGAGACCCATAGTGACTTTGTTCAAGGCTGCTCCTTTTATTGGAAGTGATAAAATTGGACTTATAGCAATGACACCCACGGAGGTGGCATTAGTGGCTGAGGTTGAGAATGATGAACTACCTATGGGAGATTTGAGAGTATTGTTACTAATAAAAAGGTTTGTTCAAGACTTTTCAAGTTTATCTCAGGTACAACGGGGTTGTAATCAGGTTGTAAATTTGGGCCGAAAAGAATTAGTCAAGGCCTATACACATAGCTCTCAGTTTCGAACAAAAGTTTCAATTTCTCTCAAGACAAATATATACTTATaccaatttaattcaattcttaatgttttgactggtacaaAATGAACACGTGCAACCAATACAAGGTGAAATTTTCACCAATGCGAAAAAGAAACTAAATGTTCAATTTTACTACCGGAATGATATTAAGATTTTAACACTGAAATGATGCATAACAATCAAATTCACCCTCAAAGCTATCTataccaaaaaaataaatcatgGGTAAAATTTATACCACTGAATATCAAATATTAACCtatatttgtattatattataCAAATACTAAAAAGctatatatattgaaattgttatatttatcaataaaatataaatatttaattaaataaaaaaagcacAAGGTTGAGTAACATAACAATTTGAAACGAATTTGGATTAGCTTACATGCTTAAATATTTTCAACATCGATACTAACACGTACCGTAATCCCGTCTTGGTCTATTGCTATCCCCATCAAATAACATCTtttctcttgaaaatatttttctagCTGCTCACTTCCATATATTACCTAAACAAGAAAACTGCATATTCcgtttttttaacataaaataaacgTACCACGTTATAAATTAAAGTAATTCATCATTGATAACCTATCCCAAAATCGAAGCCATTGAAACAGAGAGACACATATATTATATGGGTGTTACAATATGCTCCACTTATCTGCCAAAGCTTCAGTAATCCTTGCAATGCACATTGCAGCACTTAGCGGATAACCGGAAACTGCAATAAGAAATAAAACCATATAAGACAATGATTGTAGGTCTTGTCCCCTTAAGCATGATAAAAAACAAATTTCATGCTTGTAAAATGTAAGTCTTAGATATTGTAATAAAGCTTGGATTTGGATAATCGTCAACTACAAGAATGGTTCCAGCAAGTGCATATTCTTGGAGAATCATACACCTATATCTGTATCCAATATAAGTAAGCACTGGTAATTTAGCTTTCGTCTATCTTATTGCCTTAGCTTGCTCAATTCAATGGTTCTTACGGGATTCGAGGGTTACTAATCAATATCCTTGAAATTTTCACAACACAATCTAACAAACATACAGATAAGAATGTGGAACTTACTCGCTATAAAATCATCTATATAATCTACCTCTATTTTCCCATGGGCCATTGCACCCACCTGAAAAAAATGCACAGAGATAGGATAAGGAAGCGATTATACATAAAGAGAGAAGGATCGTATGTCGCACAAGACTTACCACAAAAACAAGATTCACATCATCACCAACAGCATCTACGTATTTCCTCATTTTAACTAATTTGTCTGAGCTATATGAGAAACCTGATGTGCAAGAAAAAGAACTTGAGTTCCGGAAACAACGGATTTTACAGACAACACGAGAAACAACAATCAAAGTCAAACCCACCTATTTTGCGAGAGTTGACAGGAAAGTAATTGGTTACGGGATTCTTTATCACACGTAAAAGCTTTTCACGCTTGCCAACGGCAGTTATATTTAGTTTTTGTAGCAGTTGCACTGCATGATTGTTAAATAGGTCAATAAGAAACAGACTGGTAAGAGTTTCAAAATGCAGCAGAAGAGACAAAATCTCAGCCATGATAACTTACACATAATACCAGAGAACCGCTTATATGTTCTTGGAATTCTAACATGAGGTTTAACTTCAAAAAGTACACCTTTCTCAGTTCTAACATACACAGCTTGCAATCTCCCAGCCTTATTGACCGGACTATCTAGAATCGACAGTAGAGCCTATAGGGAAATGGCAAAAATAGCAGTTAGTTCATCATAGTTTTAACAAAAGAGGATCAAGAATGCAGTATCAATTAATTCATCATACTtttaagaaaagaaatataaagatagcaataaataacaaaaaaaggagGAAAATAACCTGATGTGTTATGTCAGGTCTGTAAT
It encodes the following:
- the LOC121210907 gene encoding ribosomal RNA small subunit methyltransferase nep-1 — encoded protein: MVRPYAIKGKKRKNRGEKYDKKEQEHEEQVEEEEEKEPAKRAAIEKPTEEVVGKEEEEGGEAGTDELVGIPIVPSDKKNNKNGVIFVLEKASLEVAKVGKSFQLLNSDDHANFLRKNNRNPADYRPDITHQALLSILDSPVNKAGRLQAVYVRTEKGVLFEVKPHVRIPRTYKRFSGIMLQLLQKLNITAVGKREKLLRVIKNPVTNYFPVNSRKIGFSYSSDKLVKMRKYVDAVGDDVNLVFVVGAMAHGKIEVDYIDDFIAISGYPLSAAMCIARITEALADKWSIL